Proteins from one Camelina sativa cultivar DH55 chromosome 8, Cs, whole genome shotgun sequence genomic window:
- the LOC104707016 gene encoding uncharacterized protein LOC104707016 isoform X1, producing the protein MFSGAVKQDLKGVCVSKGGRFPPYESEGKPPKSVGRGSKDLTLCRVFRKRTCCSSVQTNPAFVAVRNLATYGEASQECLQLFELLECSICNPNVGIQPGPPRICASFCDRVFEACKDAYFASNALTRVIGPCGVNDNIICVKASNWESNGTAFCEAAGFAVQTNSDSREKPCYGSKASLESVVESXVESWSRDSRKETPLKTETLSCFKDLLQWVREMTTIQKISLGMSFLVAGMFLIRCFRQSNNRNQKQRLAAIQRTARRLGGNTNGDSYSAAINRRTVQS; encoded by the exons ATGTTTTCAGGTGCAGTGAAACAGGATTTAAAAGGTGTATGTGTTTCTAAAGGAGGGCGGTTTCCGCCATATGAATCAGAAGGAAAGCCTCCTAAATCTGTTGGTAGAGGATCCAAGGATCTTACTCTGTGCCGGGTGTTTCGTAAAAGGACTTGTTGCTCTTCTGTTCAGACAAACCCGGCTTTCGTAGCTGTTAGAAACTTGGCTACTTATGGAGAAGCTAGTCAAGAATGCTTGCAGTTGTTCGAGTTATTGGAGTGTTCAATCTGTAACCCAAATGTTGGAATTCAACCGGGTCCTCCTCGCATTTGCGCCTCGTTTTGTGACAGAGTCTTTGAAGCTTGCAAAGACGCATACTTTGCCAGTAATGCACTTACGCGG GTGATTGGCCCTTGTGGAGTAAACGACAACATCATCTGCGTTAAGGCCTCAAATTGGGAGTCCAATGGCACAGCCTTTTGTGAAGCAGCTGGTTTTGCTGTCCAAACAAATAGTGATTCTAGAGAAAAACCATGCTACGGAAGCAAAGCGAGTCTAGAATCAGTTGTGGAGTCATNGGTGGAATCATGGTCCAGAGACTCGAGAAAGGAGACGCCTTTGAAGACTGAGACTTTGTCATGTTTTAAAGATCTTCTCCAATGGGTTCGTGAAATGACGACGATTCAGAAAATTTCTTTGGGAATGTCGTTTCTAGTAGCGGGAATGTTCTTGATCAG GTGCTTCAGGCAATCTAATAACCGTAATCAGAAGCAGCGGCTAGCTGCGATTCAGAGGACTGCTAGAAGATTGGGTGGGAACACGAACGGGGATTCATATAGTGCAGCTATAAATAGAAGAACAGTTCAAAGTTGA
- the LOC104707016 gene encoding uncharacterized protein LOC104707016 isoform X2, with amino-acid sequence MFSGAVKQDLKGVCVSKGGRFPPYESEGKPPKSVGRGSKDLTLCRVFRKRTCCSSVQTNPAFVAVRNLATYGEASQECLQLFELLECSICNPNVGIQPGPPRICASFCDRVFEACKDAYFASNALTRVIGPCGVNDNIICVKASNWESNGTAFCEAAGFAVQTNSDSREKPCYGSKASLESVVESXVESWSRDSRKETPLKTETLSCFKDLLQWVREMTTIQKISLGMSFLVAGMFLIRQSNNRNQKQRLAAIQRTARRLGGNTNGDSYSAAINRRTVQS; translated from the exons ATGTTTTCAGGTGCAGTGAAACAGGATTTAAAAGGTGTATGTGTTTCTAAAGGAGGGCGGTTTCCGCCATATGAATCAGAAGGAAAGCCTCCTAAATCTGTTGGTAGAGGATCCAAGGATCTTACTCTGTGCCGGGTGTTTCGTAAAAGGACTTGTTGCTCTTCTGTTCAGACAAACCCGGCTTTCGTAGCTGTTAGAAACTTGGCTACTTATGGAGAAGCTAGTCAAGAATGCTTGCAGTTGTTCGAGTTATTGGAGTGTTCAATCTGTAACCCAAATGTTGGAATTCAACCGGGTCCTCCTCGCATTTGCGCCTCGTTTTGTGACAGAGTCTTTGAAGCTTGCAAAGACGCATACTTTGCCAGTAATGCACTTACGCGG GTGATTGGCCCTTGTGGAGTAAACGACAACATCATCTGCGTTAAGGCCTCAAATTGGGAGTCCAATGGCACAGCCTTTTGTGAAGCAGCTGGTTTTGCTGTCCAAACAAATAGTGATTCTAGAGAAAAACCATGCTACGGAAGCAAAGCGAGTCTAGAATCAGTTGTGGAGTCATNGGTGGAATCATGGTCCAGAGACTCGAGAAAGGAGACGCCTTTGAAGACTGAGACTTTGTCATGTTTTAAAGATCTTCTCCAATGGGTTCGTGAAATGACGACGATTCAGAAAATTTCTTTGGGAATGTCGTTTCTAGTAGCGGGAATGTTCTTGATCAG GCAATCTAATAACCGTAATCAGAAGCAGCGGCTAGCTGCGATTCAGAGGACTGCTAGAAGATTGGGTGGGAACACGAACGGGGATTCATATAGTGCAGCTATAAATAGAAGAACAGTTCAAAGTTGA